Below is a window of Geomonas oryzisoli DNA.
TGATCGGCGCCAACGGCGCCGGCAAGTCGACGCTACTTACCATTCTGGCCGGCGCCGAGGACCGTGACGGCGGCTCCATCGCCATGAAACGCGGCGCCTCGGTCGGCTACCTGAGCCAGGAGCCGGTGCTGGACGAGACGGCCACCGTCGCCGCCGAGATCGAGAGCGGCCTCACCGCCATCCGTGCCGCCATGGCGAGCTTCAACGAGCTCTCCGAGAAGATGGCGGCAAACCCGCCGGACATGGACCGGCTGCTGGCCCGCCAGGGGGAGCTCTCGGTCTGGATCGAGCACCACGGCGGCTGGAACACGGACCACCGCGTGCTGGAGATGATGACCCACCTGCAGCTCCCCGACCCGCACCAGGTGATCGGCACCCTTTCCGGCGGGACCAAGCGCCGCGTCGCGCTGGCGAAGCTCTTGTTGCAGGCGCCCGAGCTGCTGCTTTTGGACGAGCCGACCAACCACCTGGACGCGGACACCACCCAGTGGCTCCAGGAGCACCTGAAGGCGTACCCGGGCGCGGTCATGCTGATCACCCACGACCGCTATTTCCTGGACCAGGTGGTGACCCGGATGCTGGAACTGGAGCGTGGCGCCCTCATCTCCTACCAGGGGGGGTACTCGACCTACCTCACCCTCCGGGAAGAGCGGCTCATGGGCGAGGCGAGCCGCCGCTCGCGCCTTTTGAACCTGCTGCGTGTCGAAACCGACTGGATCCGTCGCGGTCCCCCGGCGCGCTCCACCAAGCAGAAGGCGAGGATCGACCGCTACCATGCGCTCGAAGAGAGCCTGTCCGGCCCGGGGCGCCGGGATCTCAAGATCGGCTTCAACACCGACGAAGGGTTGGGCGGCACCATCCTCGAGTTGGATGGCGTGGCTAAAGGGTTCGGAGCGAGGAAGCTGCTGAACCGCCTCAGTTTCGGGATGAAGCGCGGCGACCGGATCGGCGTGATCGGTCCCAACGGCTGCGGCAAGACGACGCTGATCCGGATGATCATGGGCGAGGAGGAGCCCGACCAGGGAAAGGTCGTGGTCGGCAAGAAGACCAAGATCTCCTACTTCGACCAGCTGCGCGAGGTGCTCGACCCCGACCAGACCATCTACGACTTTTTCGGCGAGGGGGACTATGTGACCACCGCCAACGGGGAGAAGCGGCACAAGATCGGCTACCTGGAGGACTTCCTGTTCTCGGGTGAGGACCGCAGGCGCCCGGTGGGGAGCCTGTCCGGCGGCGAGAAGAGCCGTCTGATCCTGGCGAGGCTCATGCTGCAGGACTCGAACCTGCTGGTGCTTGACGAGCCTACCAACGACCTGGATATCCCGACCCTGCAGTTGCTCGACGCCTCCATCTCTGCCTTTCCCGGCTGCGTCCTCATGGTGACCCACGACCGCTTCTTCCTGGACAAGGTGGCGACCGGCATCCTGGCCTTCGAAGGAGACGGAGAGGTGATCTTCTACGAGGGGAACTACAGCAACTACCGCGAGCGCAAGGAGGCGGACCGTGCCGCGGCGTCGGCGCTGCGGGTCGAGAAGAAGGAGGCCCAGGCGGCCAAGGTGGAGAAGCCCAAGAAGGGGCTCACCTACGCCGAGCGGATCGAGCTGGAAAAGCTGGAGGGGAGCATCGAGGTGCTGGAGCAGGAGTTCGCCCGGGTGCAGGAACTCTTGGGGGATCCTTCCCGCTACGATACGGTCGAGGGCGGCATCGCCGCCATTACCGCCGACTACGGCAGGCTCGAGGGTGAACTGGCCACTGCCTACGGGCGGTGGGAGGAGCTGGAGACGAAGAAGGGAGGTTGATCAATTGACAATGGACAATGGACAATTGACAACTAAAACCGGTGAGGCAAGCAATCGATGCTAGGCACTTATGTACACAGTTGACAATTTAAACCCGTGAGGGGAGCAATCGCTGCTGATGACAAAGGCTTCTGGAGAAAGATCTCTCAGAAGCCTTTTTCTTTTTCCTGTGCGGCAACGTGCCTACTGGAGTGAAGGAAGAGAAGGGGGACAGGCACCTGGCGGAGCCAGTCCCCTGGTCGGGCCTTGTCAGATGCAAGGGGCACAGACACCGTTGTCAATTGTCCATTGTCAATTGTCAATTGCCTTTGAAGATTTCCTTGGCCAGCCTGAGACTCACCTTCCTCTTGGTGGCGATGGCGGTGCGGTTGATGGTCTCCAGCGCGTAGACGAGCGACGGGATGTCGCGCCGCACCTTCAGAAGCATCTCGTCGATCACCTCGTCGGGCAGGGTCATCTGCCGGTCTTCGGCGAGCTTCTTCAGGATCATGCGCCGGGATTCGTCATCTGATACGTCCATGCGCGCCACCAGCCCCCACAGTAGCCGGCTGGTCAGGTGCCCGTCCAGGTGCGGCAGCTCCTTGGGGGGGGTGAGGCCGGAGATGGCAATCTTTTTCCCCGCACTGTAAAAGGCGTTGAACAGCTCCCATAGCTCCACCCGCAACTCCTGGCGGTCCGGAAGCAGGTTCAGATCGTCCAGGATGAGGGCCTTGGCGCCGGCGAAGTGCTCGGCCAGACGCGAGGGCCCTTCGCTGGGGTAGCTTTTACCGTAGAGGGCGTCGGCGTCGCGGAAGGAAAAGTACCTGCCGTCGATGGCGCTCGCGAGGGCGGTCAAGAGGTGGGTCTTGCCGGAACCTTCGGGGCCGTAGATGTAGAGGAGATTTTCGGCGTCGCTGCCGCCGGCGAGCCTCTGGGCGAACTGGTAGGCGGTCTTGTTGCCGCCGCAGACCACGAAGTTCTCGAAGCAAAAGCGCGGCACGACCGGGAAGTCGAAGATCATCTGCATGCTAGAACAACCTTCCCTGCGGCGGATCAGGCGCGATCCGGCCGAAATGGCTGTAGGCTGCGGCGGTGGCCACGCGTCCCCTCGGGGTGCGGTTCAGGAAACCGTTCTGGATCAGGAAGGGCTCGTAGACGTCCTCGATGGTGTCGCTCTCTTCGCTGATGGCTGCCGCAATGGTGTCCAGCCCCACCGGGCCACCCCCGAACTTGTCGATGATGGTCAACAGGATGGCGCGGTCCATGGTGTCGAAGCCCATGTCGTCGATCTCCAAGAGCGCCAGCGCCTGGTCCGCCACCTCGCGGGTGATGACGCCGTCGGCGCGCACCTGGGCGAAGTCGCGCACGCGGCGCAGCAGGCGGTTGGCGATCCTCGGCGTGCCGCGGCTTCTGCGCGCCAGTTCCAGGGCACCGTCGGCCGCGATGTCCATCCCGAAGATGCGCGCGGAACGGGTGATGATGAAGGCGAGCTCGTCGTGGGTGTAGAATTCGAGCCGCGAGATCACCCCGAAGCGGTCCCTGAGCGGGGACGACAGGAGCCCGGCACGGGTGGTGGCGCCGACCAGGGTGAACTTGGGGAGGTCGAGCTTGATGGTGCGCGCGCTCGGCCCCTGGCCGATGATGATGTCGAGCTGGAAGTCCTCCATGGCGGGGTAGAGGATCTCCTCCACCACGTGGGAGAGACGGTGGATCTCGTCGATGAAGAGGACGTCGTGCGGCTCGAGGTTGGTGAGGATGGCGGCCAGGTCGCCCGG
It encodes the following:
- a CDS encoding ABC-F family ATP-binding cassette domain-containing protein, with the protein product MNVVDITGLSKSFGSRVLMDGVTFAVGEDERVGLIGANGAGKSTLLTILAGAEDRDGGSIAMKRGASVGYLSQEPVLDETATVAAEIESGLTAIRAAMASFNELSEKMAANPPDMDRLLARQGELSVWIEHHGGWNTDHRVLEMMTHLQLPDPHQVIGTLSGGTKRRVALAKLLLQAPELLLLDEPTNHLDADTTQWLQEHLKAYPGAVMLITHDRYFLDQVVTRMLELERGALISYQGGYSTYLTLREERLMGEASRRSRLLNLLRVETDWIRRGPPARSTKQKARIDRYHALEESLSGPGRRDLKIGFNTDEGLGGTILELDGVAKGFGARKLLNRLSFGMKRGDRIGVIGPNGCGKTTLIRMIMGEEEPDQGKVVVGKKTKISYFDQLREVLDPDQTIYDFFGEGDYVTTANGEKRHKIGYLEDFLFSGEDRRRPVGSLSGGEKSRLILARLMLQDSNLLVLDEPTNDLDIPTLQLLDASISAFPGCVLMVTHDRFFLDKVATGILAFEGDGEVIFYEGNYSNYRERKEADRAAASALRVEKKEAQAAKVEKPKKGLTYAERIELEKLEGSIEVLEQEFARVQELLGDPSRYDTVEGGIAAITADYGRLEGELATAYGRWEELETKKGG
- a CDS encoding DnaA/Hda family protein, with the translated sequence MQMIFDFPVVPRFCFENFVVCGGNKTAYQFAQRLAGGSDAENLLYIYGPEGSGKTHLLTALASAIDGRYFSFRDADALYGKSYPSEGPSRLAEHFAGAKALILDDLNLLPDRQELRVELWELFNAFYSAGKKIAISGLTPPKELPHLDGHLTSRLLWGLVARMDVSDDESRRMILKKLAEDRQMTLPDEVIDEMLLKVRRDIPSLVYALETINRTAIATKRKVSLRLAKEIFKGN
- the ruvB gene encoding Holliday junction branch migration DNA helicase RuvB, translating into MTRFISAERSEDDLLEASLRPRALADYVGQEKAKGNLGLFIDAARGRGEALDHVLLYGPPGLGKTTLANIIACEMGVNIKSTSGPVIERPGDLAAILTNLEPHDVLFIDEIHRLSHVVEEILYPAMEDFQLDIIIGQGPSARTIKLDLPKFTLVGATTRAGLLSSPLRDRFGVISRLEFYTHDELAFIITRSARIFGMDIAADGALELARRSRGTPRIANRLLRRVRDFAQVRADGVITREVADQALALLEIDDMGFDTMDRAILLTIIDKFGGGPVGLDTIAAAISEESDTIEDVYEPFLIQNGFLNRTPRGRVATAAAYSHFGRIAPDPPQGRLF